Proteins found in one Oryza glaberrima chromosome 4, OglaRS2, whole genome shotgun sequence genomic segment:
- the LOC127771799 gene encoding putative FBD-associated F-box protein At1g55030: MTIMQRRDRLSDLPDATLARVLYHLGSVNATVTSALSRRWRNVHAAVPVVDLVDPKKGERWGNVSRQKTCFDHQVTAVILGKDLPTRKFRLDAFYPPYDLRDQWFAIVSVSGLEEFDVKLRYWDHSRRNLCPFGTHPKASADFDEEMRHSFTATPPHIFRCDTLRRLLLTNWTLDVPAGGVSMPSLETLFLKRIMAEDGAVQRLISGCPNIADLTLEQCPSVKRLVVASPRLDSFAMICCHHASHVVLQAERLRTLRYKGGLPGENFFSIANCGDVLALTIDICESLLGKSASAVVPITKVITRCTNVTFLHLHLRPTMAFHSGAFTRALRHLPHLRQLALKGLLDNDETALSVSTLLRNTPNLDVLSLIPLRPRPPKPDYLYMFDGSDDDSSQNGYEENKKDKSALDGEDTYVHVPKILWGTRVECLHRLRKIKLLNYKGTPNERMLAKYLLSKASALEQCSITLPANKTSTEDRRRKLTKELSYWRANKRTRISYKSHV, from the coding sequence ATGACCATTATGCAGCGCCGCGACCGGCTGAGCGATCTCCCGGATGCGACGCTGGCGCGGGTGCTCTACCACCTCGGCTCCGTCAACGCGACCGTCACGTCCGCGCTGTCCCGGCGGTGGCGCAAcgtccacgccgccgtccccgtcgtcgACCTCGTCGACCCCAAGAAGGGCGAACGGTGGGGAAACGTCTCGAGACAGAAGACCTGCTTCGATCATCAGGTTACCGCCGTCATCCTCGGCAAGGACTTGCCGACCCGCAAGTTCCGGCTCGACGCGTTCTACCCGCCTTACGACCTGCGCGACCAGTGGTTCGCCAtcgtctccgtctccggccTCGAGGAGTTCGACGTCAAGCTCCGGTACTGGGACCACTCCAGGCGCAACCTCTGTCCGTTTGGCACCCACCCCAAGGCCTCCGCCGACTTCGACGAGGAGATGCGCCACTCGTTCACCGCAACGCCGCCGCACATCTTCCGGTGCGACACGCTGCGCCGTCTGCTGCTCACCAACTGGACGCTCGACGTGCCGGCGGGCGGCGTCTCCATGCCGTCGCTGGAGACCCTATTCCTCAAGAGGATCATGGCGGAGGACGGGGCGGTGCAGCGTCTCATCTCTGGCTGCCCGAACATCGCCGACCTGACGCTGGAGCAGTGCCCCAGCGTGAAGAGGCTCGTCGTCGCCAGCCCGCGCCTCGACAGCTTCGCCATGATCTGCTGCCACCACGCCAGCCACGTCGTGCTCCAAGCCGAGCGCCTCCGGACGCTGCGCTACAAGGGCGGCCTCCCCGGTGAGAACTTCTTCTCCATCGCCAACTGCGGTGACGTACTGGCCCTGACCATCGACATCTGCGAAAGCCTCCTCGGGAAATCGGCATCGGCTGTCGTCCCCATCACAAAGGTCATCACCCGGTGCACCAACGTCAccttcctccacctccaccttcgCCCGACAATGGCGTTCCACAGCGGGGCTTTCACACGCGCCCTCCGCCATCTTCCCCACCTCCGGCAGCTCGCTCTCAAGGGCCTCCTCGACAATGACGAAACCGCCCTATCAGTCTCCACGTTGCTTCGCAACACGCCGAACCTCGACGTGCTCTCGCTGATCCCTCTCCGTCCTCGCCCCCCAAAGCCTGACTATCTTTACATGTTCGATGGCTCCGACGATGACTCCTCGCAGAACGGCTACGAGGAAAACAAGAAGGACAAGAGCGCCTTGGACGGTGAAGACACCTATGTTCATGTGCCGAAGATCTTGTGGGGGACTCGAGTAGAGTGCTTGCACAGGCTGAGGAAGATCAAGCTGCTCAACTACAAAGGGACGCCCAACGAGAGGATGCTTGCAAAGTATCTCCTCTCCAAGGCATCAGCTTTGGAGCAATGCTCCATTACCCTGCCAGCTAATAAAACATCAACAGAAGATCGTCGACGGAAGTTGACGAAGGAGCTGTCATACTGGCGAGCGAACAAGCGGACAAGAATCTCTTATAAGAGTCACGTCTAG
- the LOC127771918 gene encoding F-box/LRR-repeat protein At3g03030-like: MASSEESSSSPAMHTDDGRDRLSDLPDELLGHILSFLPNVEAGRTAVLSRRWRDVFGCVDTISLEEYEGQRSNDWETFFYEAEERKSCSGHLLDGLSAALLSRRRCNGRNLPLRRFGFAFDSITGWDVVFVDMCLHHVLRHASKELHLDLRFFICPICERGGCRKRKAKVKSRRETPEKSDDDEEGHLYSTRCGYILPRKLYSCVALKTLCISYAWLNVPESINLPLLETMRLTGPGNSGRDIQRLISGCPRLTDLKIEGAPNLRTLSILDKRLRSFALRCCQNVKSVAIDSTELTTLAYSGAVPPESLLSLHGGVQRISSCTVQLCSKNLSAEEIGRLGRFLDLFAGTTHLHVESARMGASMESKHFTSSLTFAGLTRLDLTGCLPSDGAANAVRRILEQTPKLECLTLFLVPVPKEPDYYGLQEEDVDEKRRERDGDDLFTTEDESMFSSIECLRRRVTTIYLVGYSGDELTQRLLARLLLSNALVLERVCVKLVKQKLAWQLKQKHDIQGWFVSKSAKATFT; the protein is encoded by the coding sequence ATGGCGTCTAGCGAGGAGTCGTCGTCATCCCCGGCGATGCATACCGACGACGGCAGAGACCGGCTGAGCGATCTCCCGGACGAGCTGCTGGGCCACATCTTGTCGTTCCTCCCGAACGTGGAGGCCGGCCGCACGGCGGTGCTgtcccggcggtggcgcgacgtCTTCGGCTGCGTCGACACCATCTCGTTGGAGGAGTACGAGGGCCAGAGGAGCAACGACTGGGAGACCTTCTTCTACGAGGCAGAGGAGCGGAAGAGCTGCAGCGGCCATCTCCTCGACGGCCTCAGCGCCGCGCTGCTCAGCCGCCGACGGTGCAACGGCCGGAACTTGCCGCTCCGCCGCTTCGGCTTCGCCTTCGACAGCATCACCGGGTGGGACGTTGTCTTCGTCGACATGTGCCTCCACCACGTCCTTCGGCATGCCTCCAAGGAACTCCATCTCGACCTCCGCTTCTTCATCTGCCCAATCTGCGAGAGAGGCGGCTGCAGGAAGCGGAAGGCGAAGGTGAAGAGTAGGAGAGAGACGCCGGAGAAGTCCGACGACGATGAAGAGGGGCACCTGTATTCCACCAGGTGTGGGTACATTCTTCCAAGAAAGCTCTACTCCTGCGTTGCCCTGAAGACGCTATGCATCAGCTACGCTTGGCTCAACGTGCCAGAATCCATCAACCTGCCGCTCCTCGAGACGATGCGTCTGACGGGCCCCGGCAACTCCGGGAGAGACATCCAGCGGCTCATCTCCGGCTGCCCCCGTCTCACCGACCTGAAGATCGAAGGCGCCCCCAACCTAAGGACGCTCTCCATCCTCGACAAGCGCCTTCGTAGCTTCGCCCTCCGGTGCTGCCAGAACGTCAAGAGCGTCGCCATTGACTCGACGGAGCTGACTACTCTGGCGTACAGCGGCGCCGTGCCGCCAGAGTCGCTTCTGTCCCTCCACGGCGGCGTGCAGAGGATCTCGTCTTGCACCGTCCAACTCTGCAGCAAAAACCTCTCGGCGGAGGAGATCGGCAGGCTCGGCAGATTCCTCGACCTGTTCGCCGGCACGACGCACCTCCACGTCGAGTCGGCCCGCATGGGCGCATCCATGGAGAGCAAGCACTTCACTTCGTCCCTGACGTTCGCCGGACTTACGCGGCTGGACCTCACCGGATGCCTCCCAAGTGATGGCGCCGCCAACGCTGTGAGGAGGATCCTGGAGCAGACACCAAAATTGGAGTGCCTGACGCTGTTCCTGGTGCCGGTACCGAAGGAGCCGGACTACTACGGCCTACAGGAAGAGGACGTGGACGAGAAGCGCcgtgagcgcgacggcgacgatctgTTCACCACCGAGGACGAGTCCATGTTCTCTTCGATCGAGTGCCTCCGACGTCGCGTGACGACGATTTACCTGGTGGGCTACAGCGGCGACGAGTTGACGCAGAGGCTGCTGGCCAGGCTGCTGCTGAGCAACGCGCTCGTCCTTGAACGAGTGTGCGTTAAGCTGGTCAAGCAAAAATTAGCGTGGCAGCTTAAGCAAAAGCACGATATCCAGGGTTGGTTTGTCAGCAAGTCAGCAAAGGCGACGTTCACGTAG
- the LOC127770141 gene encoding uncharacterized protein LOC127770141: MATGLGLCPFTGNILASPEWWTRMDQMRRGARAFRNGPLLFTPENHTVFRGRVCTLNRSGVPMSPRAISAAPQQAEILDIEDLTEQALQEPEEQTPRRGKRTLTGGTSSGSSSKRSRGSYASDALNRLANLRIQSNESRARRKELKQAKSARACMELLKADGVSSRDPIYHMALRVFRDGFLREFFLDDCPTPEGRLYFIQSQYQDMAQYQPLPPPGFGGYLQSAPPGTVVGEGSGYAAEAERAGAGDDEDGADDDGEGVGDNKGGQGGHGKGGDGDGDDGNGGAAGYGGSGYGGALYGGVPGSYDLSGYAMF; this comes from the exons ATGGCAACTGGCCTTGGGCTCTGCCCATTCACGGGAAACATCCTTGCAAGCCCTGAGTGGTGGACAAGGATGGACCAG ATGAGGAGAGGTGCCCGTGCCTTCCGCAACGGTCCCCTTCTCTTCACTCCAGAGAACCACACGGTGTTTAGGGGTAGGGTATGTACCCTAAACCGCTCTGGGGTCCCTATGAGCCCACGCGCCATCTCTGCAGCTCCTCAACAGGCTGAAATCCTCGACATCGAGGATTTGACTGAGCAAGCGCTGCAAGAACCCGAGGAGCAAACTCCACGGCGTGGCAAGAGAACACTCACTGGAGGAACATCCTCTGGCAGCAGCTCGAAGCGGTCAAGGGGATCTTATGCCAGTGACGCACTGAACCGTTTGGCGAACCTCCGCATTCAGTCAAATGAGAGCAGGGCCAGGCGCAAAGAGCTCAAGCAAGCAAAGAGTGCTAGGGCCTGCATGGAGCTGTTGAAGGCAGACGGAGTCAGCTCCAGGGACCCAATATACCACATGGCCCTCCGGGTATTTCGTGATGGCTTCCTGCGCGAGTTTTTCCTTGATGACTGCCCCACACCGGAGGGGAGGCTCTACTTCATCCAGTCCCAGTATCAGGACATGGCCCAGTACCAGCCACTACCCCCGCCTGGTTTTGGAGGATACCTCCAGTCAGCTCCTCCCG GTACTGTGGTTGGAGAGGGTTCTGGTTATGCTGCCGAAGCTGAaagagctggagctggagatgATGAGGACGGTGCAGATGATGACGGCGAGGGAGTTGGGGACAACAAGGGAGGACAAGGTGGTCATGGTAAAggtggtgatggcgacggcgatgatggaaaTGGTGGTGCTGCCGGCTATGGGGGATCTGGTTATGGGGGTGCTCTCTACGGGGGCGTCCCTGGAAGCTATGATCTTTCCGGATATGCAATGTTTTAA
- the LOC127772336 gene encoding F-box/FBD/LRR-repeat protein At5g22660-like translates to MASQSKKRRITGGGDGEDRISELPDDLLGHILSFLPNNLAARTAVLSRRWRYIFGYVHTISFEEEGEREDDWITMCFQAEEKKSMSWKLLDRMNAALLCRRRCAGRHVPLRSFHFACDSYHVWDRVIVDAWVTYVVCHSSQELHLDLRFWIGPICAGGERDRLSTIVDSEPPVFPGRHYELPRSLYSCVALQTLCLSYCDLNLPESIDLSLLKTMRLTGIHGSRSRIQRLISSCPRLADLTLEALRQLTLSLLDKRLRSFALRCCHNVDNVAIDASELTTIAYRGAVSDDPSYTLSMQGSLAISSCTVDFCSEELITSEEEFDSSTHLHLKFDRLGSCIDSDLFPAAGFRTFTNLRRLELTGHVPDCGVAIAMRRILEMTPNLESLTLFLKPEKCNPTNCDSESESDGSSDSGYISHSDDDDDTDGDDYGSNIGYNSHSEEDGDDSEEDSSPGIASFSAIRCLRRRVKEINLVHYEGDDGQATVARLLLSNALVLQRVCVVLTRGRIGMQMRKKRKIKRWMMSRSAKAVFL, encoded by the exons ATGGCTTCTCAAAGCAAGAAGAGGCgcatcaccggcggcggggacggagaAGATCGGATCAGTGAGCTCCCCGACGACCTGCTCGGCCacattctctccttcctccccaaCAACCTGGCCGCCCGCACCGCCGTGCTGTCCCGCCGGTGGCGATACATCTTCGGCTACGTCCACACCATCTCcttcgaggaggagggcgagagGGAGGACGATTGGATAACCATGTGCTTCCAAGccgaggagaagaagagcatgAGCTGGAAGCTCCTCGACCGGATGAACGCCGcgctcctctgccgccgccgctgcgccggccGCCACGTGCCACTGCGCAGCTTCCACTTCGCCTGCGACAGCTACCACGTCTGGGACAGGGTCATCGTCGACGCGTGGGTCACCTATGTCGTGTGCCATAGCTCGCAGGAGCTCCACCTCGACCTGCGCTTCTGGATCGGCCCGatctgcgccggcggcgaaagGGACAGACTCTCCACCATCGTCGACAGCGAGCCCCCTGTTTTCCCTGGGCGCCATTATGAGCTTCCACGGTCGCTCTACTCCTGCGTCGCCTTGCAGACCCTGTGCCTAAGCTACTGCGACCTGAACCTGCCGGAATCCATCGACCTGTCGTTGTTGAAGACAATGCGCTTGACTGGCATCCACGGCTCCAGGAGCAGAATCCAACGGTTGATCTCGAGCTGCCCGCGCCTCGCCGACCTGACGCTCGAAGCCCTCCGCCAGCTGACCCTCTCCCTACTTGACAAGCGCCTCCGCAGCTTCGCCCTCCGGTGCTGCCACAACGTCGACAACGTCGCCATCGACGCGTCGGAGCTCACAACAATTGCGTACAGGGGCGCCGTGTCGGACGATCCGTCGTATACTCTTTCGATGCAAGGCTCACTGGCAATATCCTCCTGCACTGTGGATTTCTGCAGCGAGGAACTCATCACCTCGGAGGAGGAATTCGACA GCTCGACGCACCTCCACCTCAAGTTTGATCGTCTCGGTTCGTGCATCGATAGTGACCTCTTCCCGGCCGCCGGCTTCCGGACGTTCACGAACCTCCGACGGCTGGAACTCACCGGGCACGTCCCAGATTGCGGCGTAGCCATCGCCATGAGGAGGATCCTGGAGATGACCCCAAACCTGGAGTCTCTCACCCTGTTCTTGAAACCAGAAAAATGTAATCCGACGAACTGTGATAGTGAGAGCgagagcgacggcagcagtgACAGTGGCTACATCAGccacagcgacgacgacgacgacaccgacGGTGATGACTACGGCAGCAACATCGGTTACAACAGCCACAGCGAAGAAGATGGCGACGACAGCGAAGAAGACAGCTCCCCTGGTATCGCGAGCTTCTCGGCGATCCGGTGCCTGCGGCGTCGGGTGAAGGAGATCAACCTGGTGCACTACGAGGGTGATGACGGGCAGGCGACAGTGGCCAGGCTGCTGCTCAGCAACGCACTAGTGCTCCAACGCGTGTGCGTCGTGCTGACGAGGGGTAGAATTGGGATGCAGATGcgtaagaaaaggaaaattaaaAGGTGGATGATGAGCAGGTCAGCGAAGGCCGTGTTCTTGTAA